The following coding sequences are from one Triticum dicoccoides isolate Atlit2015 ecotype Zavitan chromosome 4A, WEW_v2.0, whole genome shotgun sequence window:
- the LOC119288832 gene encoding transcription repressor OFP1-like, translating into MPASSWFHKLRGRSTRKGRRSAACPPSPTRGSSADAIAFVAASAEWTDQQTSQQGRPPARPPAACAGYSPNRASYYFPSADRGALRCIAPRAADDDDGAALDVRVDVIHRRAGRLGGIDAPPATPELNLRRIVTRPAAKNDPAESVAVSSSTGTPTSAATTPSTCRARGFHVKPAGRRRRRGHDDKSARKEKAAEDAGSRRRRWLYESLVVVKTSSDPEREMAESMAEMMAANRIRSSEDLEELLACYLALNAAEHHRAVVAAFRRVWLHIAGQRIRH; encoded by the coding sequence ATGCCAGCCTCCTCCTGGTTCCACAAGCTCAGGGGGAGGAGCACAAGGAAGGGCAGGCGATCGGCCGCGTGTCCGCCGAGTCCGACCCGTGGCTCCTCCGCCGACGCAATCGCATTCGTCGCCGCCTCGGCGGAGTGGACGGACCAACAGACAAGCCAGCAGGGCCGGCCACCCGCGCGCCCACCGGCGGCGTGCGCCGGCTACTCTCCCAACAGAGCCTCCTACTACTTTCCGAGCGCGGACCGGGGAGCGCTCCGGTGCATTGCCCCGCGCGccgccgacgacgacgacggcgcggCCTTGGACGTCCGTGTCGACGTCATCCATCGCCGCGCCGGCAGACTCGGCGGGATAGACGCGCCTCCAGCGACGCCGGAGCTCAACCTTCGGCGCATCGTCACCAGGCCCGCCGCCAAGAACGACCCCGCGGAAAGCGTCGCCGTTAGCAGCAGCACCGGCACCCCCACCTCGGCCGCCACGACGCCGTCCACCTGCAGGGCGCGGGGGTTCCACGTGAAGCCGGCCGGCAGGCGGCGGCGCCGCGGCCACGACGACAAAAGTGCCCGGAaggaaaaagcagccgaggacgcgGGCAGCAGGAGACGGCGGTGGCTGTACGAGAGCCTGGTGGTGGTGAAGACGTCGTCGGACCCGGAGAGGGAGATGGCGGAGAGCATGGCGGAGATGATGGCGGCCAACCGCATACGGTcatcggaggacctcgaggagctGCTGGCGTGCTACCTCGCTCTCAACGCGGCCGAGCACCACCGCGCCGTCGTTGCCGCGTTCCGCCGCGTCTGGCTTCACATCGCCGGCCAAAGAATACGCCACTAG